The following proteins are encoded in a genomic region of Palaemon carinicauda isolate YSFRI2023 chromosome 19, ASM3689809v2, whole genome shotgun sequence:
- the LOC137658960 gene encoding proteoglycan 4-like — MHTQTQTGIQANWEILVNNQGPCDHCDVTPQHALLHYLLECRETAQLRGDLQVDTNTPQAGQAAATVAKVTYGPTKGMARANKNYQQTTFKLQRPKFQLDQRSSNSSDQNSRSTNDLQTSATKIIARSTTLKLQRLKFQLNERPSNSSDQNSRSTNDLQTPATKISARSTILKLQRPKFQINKRPSNFSDQNYSSINDPETPTTKIPARLMTLNLQRPKFQLNKRPSNFSDQNYSSINDPETPAPKIPARPTTLKLHSTNDPQTPLTKIPARPTTLKLQQPTRPTTLKLQQPKFQLDQRPSNSSDQNSSSTNDSKPPATNIPARPTTRKLQQPKFQADQRASNFSDQNSSSTNDPQTPATKISARPTTLKIQRPKFQFDQRPSNYSYQNFSSINDPHTPVTKIPSRPTTLKLQ, encoded by the exons atgcatacacagactcagACTGGGATACAGGCAAACTGGGAAATCCTAGTCAATAATCAGGGACCGtgtgatcactgtgatgtcacaccacaacacgccctcttgcactatctactagagtgcagagaaacagcacagctgagaggtgatctacaagtagacaccaacacaccacaggcCGGGCAAGCCGCGGCCACAGTGGCAAAG gttacctacgggccgaccaagggaatggcccgtgccaacaagaact ATCAACAAACTACCTTCAAACTCCAGCGACCAAAATTTCAGCTCGATCAACGATCCTCAAACTCCAGCGACCAAAATTCCAGATCAACAAACGACCTTCAAACTTCAGCGACCAAAATTATAGCTCGATCAACGACCCTGAAACTCCAGCGACTAAAATTCCAGCTCAACGAACGACCCTCAAATTCCAGCGACCAAAATTCCAGATCAACAAACGACCTTCAAACTCCAGCGACCAAAATTTCAGCTCGATCAACGATCCTCAAACTCCAGCGACCAAAATTCCAGATCAACAAACGACCTTCAAACTTCAGCGACCAAAATTATAGCTCGATCAACGACCCTGAAACTCCAACGACTAAAATTCCAGCTCGACTAATGACCCTCAATCTCCAGCGACCAAAATTCCAACTCAACAAACGACCTTCAAACTTCAGCGACCAAAATTATAGCTCGATCAACGACCCTGAAACTCCAGCGCCCAAAATTCCAGCTCGACCAACGACCCTAAAACTCCA CTCGACCAACGACCCTCAAACTCCACTGACCAAAATTCCAGCTCGACCAACGACCCTCAAACTCCAGCAACCAACTCGACCAACGACCCTCAAACTCCAGCAACCAAAATTCCAGCTCGACCAACGACCCTCAAACTCCAGTGACCAAAATTCCAGTTCGACTAATGACTCAAAACCTCCAGCAACCAATATTCCAGCTCGACCAACAACCCGCAAACTCCAGCAACCAAAATTCCAGGCCGACCAACGAGCCTCAAACTTCAGCGACCAAAATTCCAGCTCGACCAATGACCCTCAAACTCCAGCGACCAAAATTTCAGCTCGACCAACGACCCTCAAAATCCAGCGACCAAAATTCCAGTTCGACCAACGACCCTCAAACTACAGCTACCAGAATTTCAGCTCGATCAACGACCCTCATACTCCAGTGACCAAAATTCCATCTCGACCAACGACTCTCAAACTCCAGTGA